The Papaver somniferum cultivar HN1 chromosome 3, ASM357369v1, whole genome shotgun sequence genome includes a region encoding these proteins:
- the LOC113359607 gene encoding 4-hydroxyphenylpyruvate dioxygenase-like — protein MENDMQKQPHNNLGGDGSFTLVGHANFTRTNPRSDRFQVKKFHHVEFWCSDATNAAKRFSYGLGIPIIEKSDLSTGNMAHASYLLHSGDLKILFTAPYSPSVDEILRHATSSTASIPTFNHSTAHWFSTSHGLGVRAIAVEVDNAESAFNISVLYGARPSHPPMEINDGTIISEIQLYGDVVLRYISFNSSNPGLNFLPGFKGINDEEPLASKYLEDFGIRRLDHVAGNVFNIADVINYVKMFSGFHEFPQFAKDDLTGQAESGLNTGVLANNGESVLLSISEPVYGTETKSQIQTYLEHNQGEGVGHMAFASEDIFATLKEMRKRSCYGFEFMPPPPPTYYKNLKHRIGDNVLKDEQIKECEEFGILVDKDDQGVLLQIFIKPVGDRPTILLEIIQRIGCMVQDEDGNIIQKGGCGGFGKGNISALFKSVEEYEKKDIYLNSQ, from the exons ATGGAGAATGATATGCAGAAGCAACCGCATAATAACCTTGGTGGGGATGGATCATTCACACTAGTCGGTCATGCAAATTTCACAAGAACAAATCCAAGATCCGACAGATTTCAAGTCAAAAAGTTCCATCATGTCGAGTTTTGGTGCAGTGACGCAACCAATGCGGCTAAAAGATTTTCATACGGACTTGGTATACCAATTATAGAAAAATCTGACCTTTCCACGGGAAATATGGCACATGCTTCGTATCTTCTCCATTCTGGTGACCTTAAGATCCTATTTACAGCTCCTTACTCTCCTTCGGTAGATGAAATACTAAGGCACGCTACTAGCAGCACTGCCTCCATCCCTACTTTTAATCATTCCACTGCTCATTGGTTTTCCACTTCACATGGTCTTGGTGTTCGAGCAATCGCTGTAGAAGTCGACAATGCAGAGTCTGCATTCAATATCAGTGTTTTGTATGGTGCCAGACCATCACATCCTCCTATGGAAATTAATGATGGTACAATCATCTCAGAAATTCAACTTTATGGCGATGTTGTACTGCGTTATATTAGCTTCAATAGTTCAAATCCTGGTCTCAATTTTTTGCCAGGCTTTAAAG GCATAAATGATGAGGAACCACTGGCTTCAAAATATCTAGAGGATTTTGGGATACGTCGCTTGGATCATGTGGCAGGGAATGTTTTCAATATCGCAGACGTTATTAATTATGTGAAAATGTTTTCTGGGTTTCATGAGTTTCCTCAGTTTGCCAAGGATGACCTAACAGGACAAGCTGAGAGCGGTTTGAATACAGGAGTACTGGCGAATAATGGAGAATCAGTATTGCTAAGTATATCAGAACCGGTTTATGGTACTGAGACAAAGAGTCAAATTCAGACGTATCTTGAACACAACCAAGGTGAAGGAGTAGGGCATATGGCATTTGCTAGTGAAGATATATTTGCGACATTAAAAGAAATGAGAAAAAGAAGTTGTTACGGATTTGAATTCATGCCACCACCCCCACCGACTTACTACAAAAATTTGAAGCATAGAATTGGAGATAATGTTTTGAAAGATGAGCAGATAAAGGAGTGTGAAGAGTTTGGGATTTTGGTAGATAAAGATGATCAAGGTGttctacttcaaatcttcatcaaGCCTGTGGGCGATAG GCCAACAATACTGCTAGAGATAATACAACGAATTGGGTGCATGGTGCAAGATGAAGACGGTAATATTATTCAGAAAGGAGGATGTGGGGGATTCGGGAAAGGAAACATCTCAGCTCTTTTTAAATCTGTCGAAGAATACGAGAAGAAGGACATTTATCTCAACTCACAATAA
- the LOC113356503 gene encoding box C/D snoRNA protein 1-like — translation MSRGEKNMSSYQHRKDSITWTIEWRFHTTDVVIVDNRVDERTKLCSVIEKHLKLGPCNTKLRPFCEEQLDRLKFFIRVNAKRPNSSYRELDIKSSISQQLTNTLIVEYPVIYVFLPSASFDFKVVKDAAPPPYKLSVPNSPIPKRATFKEEEPKEEEDPQILDPMKSVNAESMLRGETEDDELFFSNFEDLELLENSGFNFEQDLRDGYSGLIGDINPDDFLDLDGDFLQGFSD, via the exons ATGTCTAGGGGGGAAAAAAACATGTCCTCTTACCAACACAG GAAGGATTCCATTACATGGACGATTGAGTGGCGGTTTCATACAACTGATGTAGTTATAGTTGACAACAG AGTAGATGAACGTACTAAACTCTGTTCAGTAATTGAGAAGCATTTGAAGCTTGGTCCCTGCAATACTAAGCTGAGGCCATTCTGCGAGGAGCAGTTAGATCGTCTTAAATTCTTCATTCGCGTAAATGCAAAG CGTCCCAATTCTTCATATCGTGAATTGGACATAAAATCCTCAATATCCCAACAGTTGACCAACACACTCATTGTGGAGTATCCTGTGATTTATGTATTTCTTCCTTCTGCCAGCTTTGATTTTAAAGTCGTTAAAGATGCAGCTCCTCCCCCCTACAAGTTAAGTGTACCTAATTCCCCGATACCTAAACGTGCTACCTTCAAGGAAGAAGAACCAAAGGAAGAAGAGGACCCACAGATATTAGATCCTATGAAGTCTGTAAATGCGGAATCAATGTTGAGAGGGGAAACAGAAGATGATGAATTATTCTTTTCCAATTTTGAGGATTTGGAACTCCTAGAAAATTCCGGTTTTAATTTCGAACAAGATCTTAGAGATGGTTATTCAGGActtattggagatatcaatcctGATGACTTTCTTGATCTTGATGGTGATTTTCTCCAAGGTTTTAGCGACTAA
- the LOC113356502 gene encoding box C/D snoRNA protein 1-like, translating into MVEEEEKSSTANPKLKEPSSKGSMCEECKVNPWKYKCPGCLIRSCSLPCVQSHKQRTSCTGKRPRDEIIPLSQFDDNILISDYRFLEEAKRVAESAKRTRKAVFGDSLGEVNKFPYKLKQLREKAWKRNIKLAFLPNGMSKREKNKSEYDPSKASIFWTIEWRFHSTDVVIVDSGVNENTKLCSVIEEHLKLGPWNNKLRPFCEEPLDRLKFFIRKDVKHRKSPYRELDIKSSISQQLAHTFIVEYPVIYVYLPSASDDLWVIKDAAPPAYKSTETNSPMRKCVTFKEEEPKGEEDPRILDPLKCVNAESMLRGETEDTDEFFLSNIEDLELPENSGFNFEQDLRDAYPGLIGEINPDDFLDLDGEFLQGFSDFLDLDGEVLQGFSDEELEEGEIPV; encoded by the exons ATGGTGGAAGAGGAAGAGAAATCATCTACAGCGAACCCTAAATTGAAAGAGCCTTCCTCAAAAGGATCAATGTGTGAAGAATGTAAAGTGAATCCGTGGAAATATAAATGCCCAGGTTGTTTAATTCGTTCATGTAGTCTACCATGTGTTCAATCACACAAACAAAGAACTTCTTGTACTGGTAAAAGACCTCGTGATGAAATCATTCCATTGTCGCAATTTGATGATAATATTCTCATCTCTGATTATAGATTCTTAGAAGAAGCTAAACGAGTAGCTGAATCTGCAAAGAGAACGAGAAAAGCTGTATTTGGTGATTCTTTGGGGGAGGTTAATAAGTTCCCGTATAAGCTTAAGCAGCTTAGAGAAAAAGCGTGGAAAAGAAACATAAAACTTGCATTTCTTCCCAATGGAATGTCTAAGAGGGAAAAAAACAAGTCCGAATACGATCcaag CAAGGCATCCATTTTTTGGACGATTGAATGGCGATTTCATTCAACTGATGTGGTTATAGTTGACAGCGG AGTAAATGAAAATACTAAACTCTGTTCAGTAATTGAGGAGCATCTGAAGCTTGGTCCTTGGAATAATAAGCTGAGGCCATTCTGCGAGGAGCCATTAGATCGTCTCAAATTCTTCATTCGCAAAGATGTAAAG CATCGCAAGTCTCCATATCGCGAATTGGACATAAAATCTTCAATATCCCAACAGTTAGCCCATACATTCATTGTGGAGTATCCTGTGATTTACGTATATCTTCCTTCTGCCAGCGATGATTTATGGGTCATTAAAGATGCAGCTCCTCCCGCTTACAAGTCGACTGAAACTAATTCCCCGATGCGTAAATGTGTTACCTTTAAGGAAGAAGAACCGAAGGGAGAAGAGGACCCACGGATATTAGATCCTTTAAAGTGTGTAAATGCAGAATCAATGTTGAGAGGGGAAACAGAAGATACTGATGAATTCTTCTTGTCCAATATTGAGGATTTGGAACTCCCAGAAAATTCCGGTTTTAATTTCGAACAAGATCTTAGAGATGCTTACCCAGGGCTTATTGGAGAAATAAATCCCGATGACTTTCTTGATCTTGATGGTGAGTTTCTGCAAGGTTTTAGTGACTTTCTTGATCTTGATGGTGAGGTTCTGCAAGGTTTTAGTGACGAAGAATTGGAAGAAGGTGAGATTCCTGTGTGA
- the LOC113359609 gene encoding putative disease resistance protein RGA3, translating into MAYRVKHVSEKLKKLKTVLYKIRKGRYTTSSNTNKLAVPDILCDFDIIIGREKDISSLVDLLITPPSNSAKYERQQISVVPIVGMGGLGKTRLAQSVYNDQSVIKHFELRIWVSLSTGFDLKEVLREIIRYIDTNAKYDDDYGSLQLMIRQVSKMLNGKKYLLVLDDLWGDIEGLDNWERLQHIFMCGSHESKILITTRKVDVASNVLRITPAYHLQQLSTDECWSIIKEKAYFRGGVLEDPKMVNIGKEIARTCCGLPLAARELGNILCSKTKDLDQALIIEAKRSIYSAMKLSYDRLPSSALKQCFAYCSIFPRGWEIDRETIIQLWMAEGFLVPSSGEISMEDVGNKYLNMLLSDSLFQSAENKDELSGIQKCKLHDFAHYLAKKVVSDSETRRLVFDEDMPRMFPEVAGSKNRLRTVVALEAGDCDNIENVFRNRNLRVICLRGSSIQKVPASLSKLRHLRYLNLSGCSNLDVLDDQSVNSLYNLQTLVLHGCNSLSKLPEGIGSLRSLRHLDISYTGIKILPTSVTSLRNLRTLDVSNCRDFEELPEDIGALKDLQCLDISHTKVTKLPDSICCLTRLEKLRLHPCPNLKALPRGIEACA; encoded by the coding sequence ATGGCTTATAGGGTTAAACATGTAAgtgaaaaattaaagaaattaaaGACAGTGTTGTACAAGATTCGCAAAGGCCGTTATACCACCAGCAGTAACACAAACAAGCTAGCAGTCCCGGATATATTATGTGATTTCGATATAATTATTGGCAGGGAAAAGGATATATCAAGTTTAGTAGATTTGTTAATCACACCACCAAGCAACTCTGCTAAATATGAACGTCAACAAATATCGGTCGTACCAATAGTTGGTATGGGGGGACTCGGAAAAACGAGACTAGCTCAATCAGTCTACAATGATCAATCTGTTATCAAACACTTCGAACTCAGAATATGGGTTTCTTTATCTACTGGTTTTGATTTAAAAGAGGTTTTAAGAGAGATCATAAGATACATTGATACTAACGCTAAATATGATGATGATTATGGAAGTCTTCAGCTAATGATCAGACAAGTTTCTAAGATGTTGAACGGGAAGAAGTATCTGCTAGTACTTGACGACTTGTGGGGGGATATTGAGGGTCTAGACAACTGGGAACGACTACAACACATTTTCATGTGTGGTTCTCATGAAAGCAAGATCTTAATCACTACCCGTAAAGTTGATGTCGCATCTAACGTCTTACGGATTACCCCTGCATATCACTTGCAACAACTATCAACAGATGAGTGTTGGTCCATTATCAAGGAAAAGGCGTATTTTCGTGGCGGGGTATTGGAGGATCCGAAAATGGTGAACATAGGAAAAGAAATAGCAAGAACATGCTGTGGTTTACCACTTGCTGCTAGAGAATTAGGCAACATTTTGTGCTCAAAAACAAAAGACTTGGATCAGGCTTTAATTATCGAAGCCAAGAGGAGCATCTATTCTGCAATGAAGTTAAGTTACGATCGTCTGCCGTCATCAGCTTTAAAACAATGCTTTGCTTACTGTTCTATATTTCCTAGGGGTTGGGAGATCGATAGGGAAACTATAATTCAATTATGGATGGCAGAAGGCTTTCTTGTACCATCAAGTGGAGAGATTTCAATGGAGGATGTTGGAAATAAGTATTTAAATATGTTGCTGTCCGATTCTTTGTTCCAAAGTGCAGAAAACAAGGATGAGTTATCTGGCATTCAGAAGTGTAAGCTGCATGATTTTGCACATTATCTAGCCAAGAAGGTGGTAAGTGATTCTGAAACTCGACGTTTGGTTTTTGATGAAGATATGCCAAGAATGTTTCCAGAAGTGGCTGGTTCTAAAAATAGATTACGCACGGTTGTGGCTCTTGAAGCAGGAGACTGTGATAATATTGAAAATGTTTTTCGGAATAGGAATTTGCGTGTAATATGCTTGAGAGGTTCGTCGATCCAAAAAGTACCGGCCTCGCTTTCAAAGTTGAGACATTTACGATATCTTAACCTCTCGGGCTGTTCTAATCTTGATGTATTGGATGATCAGTCTGTCAATAGTCTTTATAATTTGCAGACATTGGTATTACATGGCTGCAACTCGCTTTCGAAACTTCCAGAAGGCATTGGATCATTGAGAAGCTTGAGGCACCTTGATATTTCATACACAGGAATAAAAATACTGCCTACCTCAGTTACTAGTCTCCGGAACTTGCGAACTTTAGATGTGTCCAATTGCAGAGACTTTGAAGAATTACCCGAAGACATTGGAGCCTTGAAAGATTTACAGTGCCTTGATATTTCACATACAAAGGTGACTAAATTACCCGACTCTATCTGTTGTCTCACAAGATTGGAGAAGCTTAGATTGCACCCGTGTCCCAACCTCAAAGCTTTGCCTAGAGGAATTGAAGCATGTGCTTGA